In Streptomyces ambofaciens ATCC 23877, a single genomic region encodes these proteins:
- a CDS encoding biotin--[acetyl-CoA-carboxylase] ligase, with protein sequence MTPRDASDSPRDRWSDLGRPPLSSTALRRGLVRADGLWRQVDVVQRTGSTNSDLVARAAAGEAGEGAVLVAEEQTAARGRLDRQWTAPARSGLFFSVLLNPADVPVTCWGWLPLLTGVAVATGLSRAAGVDTALKWPNDLLVTVGDEERKAGGILAERAGNDGIVVGVGINVTLRADELPVPRAGSLALAGAVSTDRDPLLRSVLRSLEDWYGRWRAAGGDPAASGLQETYAAGCATLGRMVRAELPGDRSLVGEAVAVDGEGRLVLATEAGVQEPVGAGDIVHLRPA encoded by the coding sequence ATGACGCCCCGAGATGCCTCCGACTCCCCGCGCGACCGCTGGTCCGACCTGGGCCGGCCGCCCCTCAGCAGCACGGCCCTGCGCCGGGGGCTGGTGCGGGCGGACGGGCTGTGGCGGCAGGTGGACGTGGTGCAGCGCACCGGCTCCACCAACTCCGACCTCGTGGCCCGTGCCGCCGCGGGTGAGGCGGGCGAGGGCGCGGTGCTGGTCGCCGAGGAGCAGACGGCCGCCCGGGGACGCCTGGACCGGCAGTGGACGGCACCGGCCCGCTCCGGGCTCTTCTTCTCCGTGCTGCTGAACCCCGCCGACGTCCCGGTCACCTGCTGGGGCTGGCTGCCGCTGCTCACCGGCGTGGCGGTGGCCACCGGGCTGTCCCGGGCCGCGGGCGTCGACACGGCCCTGAAGTGGCCCAACGACCTGCTCGTCACGGTCGGCGACGAGGAGCGCAAGGCGGGCGGCATCCTGGCCGAGCGGGCCGGGAACGACGGGATCGTCGTCGGCGTCGGCATCAACGTCACCCTCCGGGCGGACGAGCTGCCGGTCCCGAGGGCCGGGTCGCTGGCGCTGGCCGGCGCCGTCAGCACCGACCGGGACCCGCTGCTGCGGAGCGTGCTGCGGTCGCTGGAGGACTGGTACGGGCGGTGGCGGGCGGCCGGGGGCGACCCGGCGGCCAGCGGGCTCCAGGAGACGTACGCGGCGGGCTGCGCGACGCTGGGACGGATGGTGCGGGCGGAGCTTCCGGGAGACCGGTCGCTCGTGGGGGAGGCGGTGGCCGTGGACGGGGAGGGGCGGCTGGTGCTGGCCACGGAGGCCGGCGTGCAGGAGCCGGTGGGGGCGGGGGACATCGTGCATCTGCGACCGGCGTGA
- the mmpB gene encoding morphogenic membrane protein MmpB, producing the protein MLWSDPENEPPEELRDMQDRLRRLSVFLALAMVLAMIVIGLG; encoded by the coding sequence ATGCTGTGGTCCGATCCCGAGAACGAGCCGCCCGAGGAACTGCGCGACATGCAGGACAGGCTGCGGCGGCTGAGCGTCTTCCTGGCGCTGGCGATGGTTCTCGCGATGATCGTCATCGGCCTCGGGTAG
- a CDS encoding acyl-CoA carboxylase subunit beta, which translates to MSEPEEQQPDIHTTAGKLADLRRRIEEATHAGSERAVEKQHAKGKLTARERIDLLLDEDSFVELDEFARHRSTNFGLDANRPYGDGVVTGYGTVDGRPVAVFSQDFTVFGGALGEVYGQKIVKVMDFALKTGCPVIGINDSGGARIQEGVASLGAYGEIFRRNTHASGVIPQISLVVGPCAGGAVYSPAITDFTVMVDQTSHMFITGPDVIKTVTGEDVGFEELGGARTHNSTSGVAHHMAGDEKDAVEYVKQLLSYLPSNNLSEPPVFPEEADLALTDEDAELDAIVPDSANQPYDMHTVIEHVLDDAEFFETQPLFAPNILTGFGRVEGRPVGIVANQPMQFAGCLDITASEKAARFVRTCDAFNVPVITFVDVPGFLPGVDQEHDGIIRRGAKLIFAYAEATVPLITVITRKAFGGAYDVMGSKHLGADLNLAWPTAQIAVMGAQGAVNILHRRTIADAGDDAEATRARLIQEYEDTLLNPYTAAERGYVDAVIMPSDTRRHIVRGLRQLRTKRESLPPKKHGNIPL; encoded by the coding sequence ATGTCCGAGCCGGAAGAGCAGCAGCCCGACATCCACACGACCGCGGGCAAGCTCGCGGACCTGAGGCGCCGTATCGAGGAAGCGACGCACGCCGGTTCGGAACGCGCCGTCGAGAAGCAGCACGCCAAGGGCAAGCTGACGGCCCGTGAGCGCATCGACCTCCTGCTCGACGAGGATTCCTTCGTCGAGCTCGACGAGTTCGCCCGGCACCGCTCCACCAACTTCGGCCTGGACGCCAACCGCCCCTACGGCGACGGCGTCGTCACCGGCTACGGCACGGTCGACGGCCGTCCGGTCGCCGTCTTCTCGCAGGACTTCACCGTCTTCGGCGGGGCGCTGGGCGAGGTCTACGGCCAGAAGATCGTCAAGGTCATGGACTTCGCGCTGAAGACCGGCTGCCCGGTCATCGGCATCAACGACTCGGGCGGCGCCCGCATCCAGGAGGGCGTGGCCTCCCTGGGGGCGTACGGTGAGATCTTCCGCCGCAACACCCATGCCTCGGGCGTGATCCCGCAGATCAGCCTGGTCGTCGGTCCGTGCGCGGGCGGCGCGGTCTACTCCCCCGCGATCACCGACTTCACGGTGATGGTGGACCAGACCAGCCACATGTTCATCACCGGTCCCGACGTGATCAAGACCGTCACCGGCGAGGACGTCGGCTTCGAGGAGCTGGGCGGCGCCCGCACCCATAACTCCACCTCCGGCGTGGCGCACCACATGGCGGGCGACGAGAAGGACGCCGTCGAGTACGTCAAGCAGCTGCTGTCGTACCTGCCGTCCAACAACCTCTCCGAGCCCCCCGTCTTCCCCGAGGAGGCCGACCTCGCCCTCACCGACGAGGACGCGGAGCTGGACGCGATCGTCCCGGACTCGGCGAACCAGCCCTACGACATGCACACCGTCATCGAGCACGTCCTCGACGACGCGGAGTTCTTCGAGACGCAGCCGCTGTTCGCGCCGAACATCCTCACCGGCTTCGGCCGCGTCGAGGGCCGCCCGGTCGGCATCGTGGCCAACCAGCCGATGCAGTTCGCCGGCTGCCTGGACATCACGGCCTCCGAGAAGGCGGCCCGCTTCGTGCGCACCTGCGACGCCTTCAACGTCCCCGTGATCACCTTCGTGGACGTCCCCGGCTTCCTGCCCGGCGTCGACCAGGAGCACGACGGCATCATCCGCCGCGGCGCCAAGCTGATCTTCGCCTACGCCGAGGCCACCGTCCCGCTGATCACGGTCATCACCCGCAAGGCCTTCGGCGGCGCCTACGACGTCATGGGCTCCAAGCACCTGGGCGCCGACCTCAACCTGGCCTGGCCCACCGCCCAGATCGCCGTCATGGGCGCCCAGGGCGCGGTCAACATCCTGCACCGGCGCACCATCGCCGATGCCGGTGACGACGCCGAGGCCACCCGCGCCCGCCTGATCCAGGAGTACGAGGACACCCTCCTCAACCCCTACACGGCGGCCGAGCGCGGCTACGTCGACGCCGTGATCATGCCCTCCGACACCCGCCGCCACATCGTCCGCGGCCTGCGTCAGCTGCGTACCAAGCGGGAATCCCTCCCCCCGAAGAAGCACGGCAACATCCCCCTGTAA
- a CDS encoding GGDEF domain-containing protein, protein MGEDRRLAAVVALAQGMAAAQGSREAWRAAALGACLALGGSFAALSVWERELGRLRVLVNVGRRAEGEEEFPEDESYPVHQFAEITEFLHERWAGGGEPDAWVETAEGPAAGRPGYVHQRVAALRRRGRGCCVVAPIVLHGRAWGELYVARPVGERVFERADADFATVLASVVAAGIAQTERLEEVRRLAYTDALTGLANRRAVDSALDEAVERHRRDDVVVSLVVCDLNGLKQVNDTHGHAAGDRLLERFGSVLSLCGAMLPGALAARLGGDEFCLLAVGPAADAVVKAAEELCRRAGELELGEGVACGVASTEDPVGPVRSARRLFRLADAAQYRAKAERSAGPVVAGREGPDDPVVRLADEPSREEDGERRRFRGRHSP, encoded by the coding sequence ATGGGTGAGGACAGGCGGCTCGCGGCCGTCGTGGCGCTGGCGCAGGGGATGGCCGCCGCGCAGGGCTCGCGCGAGGCGTGGCGGGCGGCTGCCCTCGGCGCGTGCCTGGCGCTGGGCGGCAGCTTCGCCGCGCTGTCCGTGTGGGAGCGCGAGCTGGGCCGGCTCCGGGTCCTGGTGAACGTCGGCCGGCGGGCCGAGGGCGAGGAGGAGTTCCCGGAGGACGAGTCCTATCCGGTGCACCAGTTCGCGGAGATCACCGAGTTCCTGCACGAGCGCTGGGCCGGCGGCGGGGAGCCCGACGCCTGGGTCGAGACGGCCGAGGGGCCCGCCGCCGGGCGTCCGGGCTACGTCCATCAGCGCGTCGCCGCCCTGCGCCGCCGGGGGCGCGGCTGCTGCGTGGTCGCGCCCATCGTGCTGCACGGCCGGGCCTGGGGTGAGCTGTACGTCGCCCGCCCGGTCGGTGAGCGGGTCTTCGAGCGGGCCGACGCCGACTTCGCCACCGTGCTGGCCTCGGTCGTCGCCGCCGGGATAGCCCAGACCGAACGGCTGGAGGAGGTCCGGCGGCTGGCCTACACCGACGCGCTCACCGGTCTGGCCAATCGCCGCGCCGTCGACTCCGCACTGGACGAGGCCGTCGAGCGGCACCGCAGGGACGACGTGGTCGTCAGTCTCGTCGTGTGCGACCTGAACGGTCTCAAGCAGGTGAACGACACGCACGGACACGCCGCCGGCGACCGGCTCCTGGAGCGCTTCGGGTCGGTCCTGTCGCTGTGCGGGGCGATGCTGCCGGGCGCGCTCGCCGCGCGGCTCGGCGGGGACGAGTTCTGCCTGCTCGCGGTCGGACCGGCCGCCGACGCCGTGGTCAAGGCGGCCGAGGAGCTGTGCCGCCGGGCGGGCGAGCTGGAGCTCGGCGAGGGCGTGGCCTGCGGGGTCGCGTCCACGGAGGACCCCGTGGGGCCCGTGCGTTCCGCCCGTCGGCTGTTCCGGCTCGCGGACGCCGCCCAGTACCGCGCCAAGGCCGAACGGTCGGCGGGACCGGTCGTCGCCGGCCGCGAGGGGCCCGACGACCCCGTGGTCCGGCTTGCGGACGAGCCGTCCCGGGAGGAGGACGGCGAGCGCAGACGGTTCCGCGGCCGGCACTCGCCGTGA
- the hutH gene encoding histidine ammonia-lyase: MHSVMVGTSGVTASDVLAVARAGARVELSDEAVAALAAARGIVDALAAKPDPVYGVSTGFGALATRHISPDLRARLQRNIVRSHAAGMGPRVEREVVRALMFLRLKTVCSGHTGVRPEVAQTMADVLNAGITPVVHEYGSLGCSGDLAPLSHCALALMGEGDAEGPDGTVRPAGELLAEHGIAPVELREKEGLALLNGTDGMLGMLVMALADLDTLYKSADITAALTLEALLGTDRVLAPELHAIRPHPGQAASAANMLAVLRGSGLTGHHQDDAPRVQDAYSVRCAPQVAGAGRDTMAHAGLVAERELAAAVDNPVVLPGGTSQAFGTGGGRVESNGNFHGAPVAYVLDFLAVAVADLGSIAERRTDRLLDKNRSHGLPPFLADDAGVDSGLMIAQYTQAALVSELKRLAVPASADSIPSSAMQEDHVSMGWSAARKLRTAVDNLTRVIAVELYAATRAIQLREGLTPAPASQAVIDAVRAAGVEGPGPDRYLAPDLAAADAFVRGGHLVRAAETVTGPLR; the protein is encoded by the coding sequence ATGCACAGTGTGATGGTGGGGACCTCCGGAGTCACCGCGTCCGACGTCCTCGCCGTGGCGCGCGCCGGCGCCCGGGTCGAGCTCTCCGACGAGGCGGTGGCCGCCCTGGCGGCGGCCCGCGGGATCGTGGACGCGCTGGCCGCCAAGCCGGACCCCGTGTACGGCGTGAGCACCGGTTTCGGCGCCCTGGCGACCCGGCACATCAGCCCGGACCTGCGGGCCCGGCTACAGCGCAACATCGTGCGCTCGCACGCCGCCGGAATGGGTCCGCGCGTCGAGCGCGAGGTGGTCCGCGCGCTGATGTTCCTGCGGCTGAAGACCGTCTGCTCCGGGCACACCGGCGTCCGGCCCGAGGTGGCGCAGACCATGGCCGACGTGCTCAACGCCGGGATCACCCCCGTCGTGCACGAGTACGGCTCCCTCGGCTGCTCCGGCGACCTCGCCCCGCTGTCGCACTGCGCGCTCGCCCTCATGGGGGAGGGGGACGCCGAGGGCCCCGACGGCACCGTGCGGCCGGCCGGTGAGCTGCTCGCCGAGCACGGCATCGCCCCCGTCGAGCTGCGCGAGAAGGAGGGCCTCGCCCTGCTCAACGGCACCGACGGCATGCTCGGCATGCTGGTCATGGCCCTCGCCGACCTCGACACCCTCTACAAGTCCGCCGACATCACCGCCGCCCTGACCTTGGAGGCCCTGCTCGGCACCGACCGCGTGCTCGCCCCCGAGCTGCACGCCATCCGCCCGCACCCCGGGCAGGCCGCCAGCGCCGCCAACATGCTCGCCGTGCTCAGGGGGTCCGGCCTGACCGGGCACCACCAGGACGACGCCCCGCGCGTCCAGGACGCCTACTCGGTGCGCTGCGCCCCGCAGGTCGCCGGTGCCGGACGCGACACGATGGCCCACGCGGGCCTGGTCGCCGAGCGTGAGCTGGCGGCGGCCGTGGACAACCCGGTGGTTCTGCCTGGGGGTACCTCCCAGGCTTTCGGCACTGGGGGAGGGCGCGTGGAGTCCAACGGCAACTTCCACGGTGCCCCGGTCGCCTACGTCCTCGACTTCCTCGCCGTCGCCGTCGCCGACCTCGGCTCCATCGCGGAGCGGCGCACCGACCGGCTGCTGGACAAGAACCGCAGCCACGGCCTGCCGCCGTTCCTCGCCGACGACGCCGGCGTCGACTCCGGCCTGATGATCGCCCAGTACACGCAGGCCGCCCTGGTCAGCGAGTTGAAGCGGCTGGCCGTACCGGCCTCGGCGGACTCGATCCCCTCCTCCGCGATGCAGGAGGACCACGTGTCGATGGGCTGGTCGGCGGCGCGCAAGCTGCGTACGGCCGTCGACAACCTGACCCGGGTGATCGCCGTCGAGCTGTACGCCGCCACCCGCGCGATCCAGCTCCGCGAGGGCCTCACCCCGGCGCCCGCCTCGCAGGCCGTGATCGACGCCGTACGGGCGGCCGGCGTCGAGGGCCCCGGGCCGGACCGGTACCTGGCCCCGGATCTCGCCGCGGCGGACGCCTTCGTGCGTGGCGGACACCTGGTCAGGGCGGCGGAGACGGTCACCGGGCCGCTGCGCTAG
- a CDS encoding acetyl/propionyl/methylcrotonyl-CoA carboxylase subunit alpha encodes MRKVLIANRGEIAVRVARACRDAGIASVAVYADPDRDALHVRAADEAFALGGDTPAASYLDITKVLKAASESGADAIHPGYGFLSENAEFAQAVLDAGLTWIGPPPQAIRDLGDKVAARHIAQRAGAPLVAGTPDPVSGAEEVVAFAKEHGLPIAIKAAFGGGGRGLKVARTLEEVPELYDSAVREAVAAFGRGECFVERYLDKPRHVETQCLADTHGNVVVVSTRDCSLQRRHQKLVEEAPAPFLSDAQMEELYSSSKAILKEAGYVGAGTVEFLVGLDGTISFLEVNTRLQVEHPVTEEVAGIDLVREMFRIADGEELGYDDPDLRGHSFEFRINGEDPGRGFLPAPGTVTTFAPPTGPGVRLDAGVESGSVIGPAWDSLLAKLIVTGRTRKEALQRAARALEEFQVEGMATAIPFHRAVVRDPAFAPELTGSSDPFTVHTRWIETEFVNEIKPFTAPADAEADEDAGRETVVVEVGGKRLEVSLPSSLGMSLARTGLAAGAKPKRRAAKKSGPAASGDTLASPMQGTIVKIAVEEGQEVQEGDLIVVLEAMKMEQPLNAHKSGTIKGLGAEVGASVTSGAAICEIKD; translated from the coding sequence GTGCGCAAGGTGCTCATCGCCAACCGTGGCGAAATCGCTGTCCGCGTGGCCCGGGCCTGCCGGGACGCCGGGATCGCGAGCGTGGCCGTCTACGCGGACCCGGACCGGGACGCTCTGCATGTCCGCGCCGCTGATGAGGCGTTCGCCCTGGGTGGTGACACCCCCGCCGCCAGCTATCTGGACATCACCAAGGTCCTCAAAGCCGCGAGCGAGTCCGGCGCGGACGCCATCCACCCCGGGTACGGATTCCTCTCCGAGAACGCCGAGTTCGCACAGGCGGTCCTGGACGCGGGTCTGACCTGGATCGGCCCGCCCCCGCAGGCCATCCGTGACCTGGGCGACAAGGTCGCCGCCCGCCACATCGCCCAACGCGCCGGCGCCCCCCTGGTCGCCGGCACCCCCGACCCCGTCTCGGGCGCCGAGGAGGTCGTCGCCTTCGCCAAGGAACACGGCCTGCCCATCGCCATCAAGGCCGCCTTCGGCGGCGGCGGACGCGGCCTGAAGGTCGCCCGCACCCTCGAAGAGGTCCCCGAGCTGTACGACTCCGCCGTCCGCGAGGCGGTGGCCGCCTTCGGCCGCGGCGAGTGCTTCGTCGAGCGCTACCTCGACAAGCCCCGCCACGTGGAGACCCAGTGCCTGGCCGACACCCACGGCAACGTGGTCGTCGTCTCCACCCGCGACTGCTCCCTGCAGCGCCGCCACCAGAAACTGGTCGAGGAAGCCCCCGCGCCCTTCCTCTCCGACGCCCAGATGGAGGAGCTGTACTCGTCCTCCAAGGCGATCCTCAAGGAAGCCGGCTACGTCGGCGCCGGCACCGTGGAGTTCCTCGTCGGCCTCGACGGCACCATCTCCTTCCTGGAGGTCAACACCCGCCTCCAGGTCGAACACCCGGTCACCGAAGAGGTCGCCGGCATCGACCTGGTCCGCGAGATGTTCCGCATCGCCGACGGCGAGGAACTCGGCTACGACGACCCTGACCTGCGCGGCCACTCCTTCGAGTTCCGCATCAACGGCGAGGACCCCGGCCGGGGCTTCCTGCCCGCCCCCGGCACCGTCACCACCTTCGCCCCGCCCACCGGCCCCGGCGTCCGCCTCGACGCCGGCGTCGAATCCGGCAGCGTCATCGGCCCCGCCTGGGACTCCCTCCTCGCGAAGCTCATCGTCACCGGCCGCACCCGCAAGGAAGCCCTCCAGCGCGCCGCCCGCGCCCTGGAGGAGTTCCAGGTCGAGGGCATGGCCACCGCCATCCCCTTCCACCGCGCGGTCGTCCGCGACCCCGCCTTCGCCCCCGAGCTGACCGGCTCCAGCGACCCGTTCACGGTCCACACCCGCTGGATCGAGACCGAGTTCGTCAACGAGATCAAGCCCTTCACCGCCCCCGCGGACGCCGAGGCGGACGAGGACGCGGGCCGGGAGACGGTCGTCGTGGAGGTCGGCGGCAAGCGCCTGGAGGTCTCCCTCCCGTCGTCGCTGGGCATGTCCCTGGCCCGTACCGGCCTCGCGGCCGGCGCCAAGCCCAAGCGCCGCGCGGCCAAGAAGTCCGGCCCCGCCGCCTCCGGCGACACCCTCGCCTCGCCCATGCAGGGCACCATCGTCAAGATCGCGGTGGAAGAGGGCCAGGAGGTCCAGGAAGGCGACCTGATCGTCGTCCTGGAGGCCATGAAGATGGAACAGCCCCTCAACGCCCACAAGTCCGGCACCATCAAGGGCCTGGGCGCCGAGGTCGGCGCGTCCGTCACCTCCGGCGCCGCGATCTGCGAGATCAAGGACTGA
- a CDS encoding acyl-CoA carboxylase epsilon subunit, with translation MTIKVVRGNPTPEELAAALAVVRARAVAAEEEPSGARGPRDAWSDPSRIASTHLPQPGPAAWGRTYWPG, from the coding sequence GTGACCATCAAGGTCGTACGGGGCAACCCGACCCCCGAGGAGCTGGCCGCCGCCCTGGCGGTGGTCAGGGCCCGCGCCGTGGCGGCGGAGGAGGAGCCGTCCGGCGCCCGGGGACCGCGCGACGCGTGGTCCGACCCGTCGCGCATCGCGTCGACCCACCTGCCGCAGCCGGGCCCCGCGGCATGGGGCCGCACCTACTGGCCGGGCTAG
- a CDS encoding adenylate/guanylate cyclase domain-containing protein: MTVDDTGSGADGDGRVDPEPDPDSADSGEDPLALRLEGLILGAERRYTPFQAARSAGVSMELASRFWRAMGFADIGQAKALTEADVLALRRLAGLVEAGLLSEAMAVQVARSTGQTTARLAEWQIDSFLEGLTEPPEPGMTRTEVTYPIVELLLPELQEFLVYVWRRQLAASAGRVVQAGDDEEMVDRRLAVGFADLVGFTRLTRRMEEEELGELVEAFETTAADLVAARGGRLIKTLGDEVLYAADDAGTAAEIALLLVETMANDETMPELRVGIAFGTVTTRMGDVFGTTVNLASRLTSIAPRDAVLVDSALAEELIRTRDAPESEAVAAEEAAAAEKEGEAPPTYRFALQPMWQRPVRGLGVVEPWLLTRRGDDGES, encoded by the coding sequence GTGACCGTCGACGACACGGGCTCCGGCGCGGACGGGGACGGCCGGGTGGACCCCGAGCCCGACCCGGACTCCGCCGACTCCGGCGAGGACCCGCTCGCGCTGCGCCTGGAAGGGCTCATCCTGGGCGCCGAGCGCCGCTACACCCCCTTCCAGGCCGCACGCAGCGCGGGCGTCTCCATGGAGCTGGCGTCCCGTTTCTGGCGGGCCATGGGCTTCGCCGACATCGGCCAGGCCAAGGCGCTCACCGAGGCGGATGTCCTCGCGCTGCGGCGGCTGGCCGGTCTGGTGGAGGCGGGGCTGCTCAGCGAGGCCATGGCGGTGCAGGTGGCCCGGTCCACGGGACAGACCACCGCCCGGTTGGCCGAGTGGCAGATCGACTCCTTCCTGGAAGGGCTGACCGAGCCGCCGGAGCCGGGGATGACGCGCACCGAGGTGACGTACCCCATCGTCGAGCTGCTCCTGCCCGAGCTCCAGGAGTTCCTCGTCTACGTGTGGCGGCGCCAGCTCGCCGCCTCGGCCGGCCGGGTCGTGCAGGCCGGTGACGACGAGGAGATGGTCGACCGGCGTCTCGCGGTGGGCTTCGCGGACCTGGTCGGCTTCACCCGGCTGACCCGCCGGATGGAGGAGGAGGAACTCGGCGAGCTGGTCGAGGCCTTCGAGACCACCGCCGCCGACCTGGTCGCCGCACGCGGCGGACGGCTGATCAAGACCCTCGGCGACGAGGTGCTCTACGCGGCCGACGACGCCGGTACGGCCGCCGAGATCGCGCTGCTCCTCGTCGAGACGATGGCCAACGACGAGACCATGCCGGAGCTGCGCGTGGGCATCGCCTTCGGCACGGTGACCACCCGGATGGGCGATGTCTTCGGTACGACCGTCAACCTCGCCTCCCGGCTCACGTCGATAGCTCCCCGGGACGCCGTCCTCGTCGACTCGGCCCTCGCGGAGGAGCTGATCCGTACGCGGGACGCCCCGGAGTCGGAGGCCGTGGCGGCCGAGGAGGCCGCCGCCGCCGAGAAGGAGGGCGAGGCGCCGCCGACGTACCGCTTCGCGCTCCAGCCGATGTGGCAGCGACCGGTCCGCGGCCTCGGCGTGGTCGAGCCGTGGCTGCTCACCCGGCGGGGCGACGACGGGGAGTCCTGA
- a CDS encoding nucleoside triphosphate pyrophosphatase, with translation MTVQQPRRRLVLASQSPARLGLLRQAGLVPEVLVSGVDEDAVTAPTPAELALALAEAKASVVAAKPEVRGALVIGCDSVLDLDGQALGKPADAEEATARWKAMRGRAGTLQTGHCVWDTASGRHVSATASTVVRFGEPTDAEIAAYVASGEPLYVAGAFTLDGRSAPFIDGIEGDHGNVIGLSLPLLRRLLADLGVGITELWAPAEG, from the coding sequence ATGACAGTTCAGCAGCCGCGCCGCCGCCTCGTCCTCGCCTCCCAGTCCCCGGCCCGGCTCGGCCTGCTGCGCCAGGCCGGGCTCGTCCCGGAGGTGCTGGTGAGCGGCGTCGACGAGGACGCGGTCACCGCGCCGACCCCCGCCGAGCTGGCCCTCGCCCTCGCCGAGGCCAAGGCCTCCGTCGTGGCCGCGAAGCCCGAGGTGCGCGGCGCCCTGGTGATCGGCTGCGACTCGGTGCTCGACCTGGACGGACAGGCCCTCGGCAAGCCGGCGGACGCCGAGGAGGCCACCGCCCGCTGGAAGGCGATGCGCGGCCGGGCGGGCACCCTGCAGACCGGCCACTGCGTCTGGGACACCGCCTCCGGCCGCCACGTCTCGGCGACCGCCTCCACCGTCGTCCGCTTCGGCGAGCCGACCGACGCGGAGATCGCCGCCTACGTGGCCTCCGGAGAGCCCCTGTACGTCGCCGGGGCCTTCACCCTGGACGGACGCTCGGCCCCGTTCATCGACGGCATCGAGGGCGACCACGGGAACGTGATCGGCCTCAGCCTGCCCCTGCTCCGCCGTCTCCTCGCCGACCTCGGGGTGGGCATCACGGAGTTGTGGGCGCCGGCGGAGGGCTGA
- a CDS encoding enoyl-CoA hydratase/isomerase family protein yields MSEERFGEFVLVRRHGDGHVAELALDRPKAMNAVSTAMARSIGAACAALGEDRGVRVVVLTSTHERAFCVGADLKERNSFSDADLLRQRPVTRGAYTAVLELPVPTVAAVHGFALGGGFELALSCDVIVADPTAVVGLPEVSVGVIPGGGGTQLLPRRVGAARAAELVFTARRVEAAEARELGLVDQLVDEGRDREEALELAARMAANSPVGLRAAKRALRLGHGLDLRAGLEVEDAAWRSVAFSGDRAEGVAAFNEKRAPRWPGE; encoded by the coding sequence ATGAGCGAGGAGCGGTTCGGAGAGTTCGTCCTGGTGCGGCGGCACGGGGACGGACATGTCGCGGAGCTCGCGCTCGACCGGCCGAAGGCCATGAACGCCGTCTCGACCGCCATGGCCCGGTCCATCGGCGCGGCGTGTGCGGCGCTGGGCGAGGACCGGGGCGTGCGGGTGGTGGTGCTGACCTCGACGCACGAACGGGCGTTCTGCGTCGGGGCCGACCTCAAGGAGCGCAACTCCTTCTCCGACGCCGACCTGCTGCGCCAGCGGCCGGTGACGCGCGGTGCCTACACCGCGGTGCTGGAACTCCCGGTGCCGACGGTCGCGGCCGTGCACGGGTTCGCGCTGGGCGGCGGGTTCGAGCTGGCGCTGTCCTGCGACGTGATCGTGGCCGACCCCACGGCGGTGGTCGGGCTGCCCGAGGTGTCGGTCGGGGTGATTCCGGGCGGCGGCGGTACGCAGCTGCTACCGCGCCGGGTGGGTGCGGCGCGGGCGGCCGAGCTGGTGTTCACGGCGCGGCGGGTGGAGGCCGCGGAGGCGCGTGAGCTGGGACTGGTGGACCAGCTGGTGGACGAGGGGCGCGACCGGGAGGAGGCGCTGGAGCTCGCCGCCCGGATGGCCGCCAACTCGCCGGTGGGGCTGCGGGCGGCCAAGCGGGCGCTGCGGCTCGGGCACGGGCTGGACCTGCGGGCCGGCCTCGAGGTCGAGGACGCGGCGTGGCGGTCGGTGGCGTTCTCGGGGGACCGGGCCGAGGGGGTCGCGGCGTTCAACGAGAAGCGGGCCCCGCGGTGGCCCGGGGAGTGA